TAGGTCAACCTATTCTCTAATTATCGACCCATATATTTTATATTCCATGCATTTGTATCCACAAAAATTGTTCAGGGAGGACAGTTTGCTTTCAAGACAAGGGCCTAATCTCACAAAGAAACTTCTGGAAAATGACAAATTTAAGAAGCAGAAGGAATCTAGAATGAGTAATGCCAGTTCTATTCTATATTCATTAATTTGCTGGCTCTCATTGTAGCCATCAAACGCAAAAGGCAAATGGCCAAACAGCTATTGGCTGTCCTCATAACAATTTCTGCGTTAGAAGGCAATTTTCCTTCATACTGTTGTATTTTCTTATtataatgcaatttttaaacCAAACAGCATGACAACACCAACGCAAACGGGATACAACCAAtaatagatttcattgaaaGATACATTCTCACAGCAATAGGAAAGATACATTCTCCATGCAACACATCAGAGTTCTGCAAATCCTTCTGCACTGACATTGACTTGATGTGTCTAGGAAATTTTTAGAAAGATGATTTCCAAGTCTTACCCATCCTTCTGCACTGATATTGACCTGATGTCTCTAGGATATTTTAAGGATGATTTCCACAACATTCTTCAATAAACCGCCATTTCATCAGTAGGGAAGAAGCAGGCAAATTTGTTTCCATTGTAGGTACATAGATATACGGCATAGTCTACCACGTCATCGACACAATAACATGCCACCCCATATTATCATCTCCGCAATACAAGGAATCCCGAATCCACATCTAATGTTTGCTAGTAAACTTTACAACAAGGTACTCACTAATCCTATGAAAACAGTCTCCACACAAAACTGAATCCCAGCCCTTAACCTTATGCCTTgctgcaaatgaaccaagcTGTTCATGAAGTATTTGAGGCTCGACTCGGTAAAGGCTTTGATTGAGTTCGGCTCGTctactaaacgaaccaaacctaagcctcaattttaggctcgtttaatgAATGATCCGAAACCGAACCTGACAATATTAGGCGCCATTAGGCTCGCAAACTTCGCATATATTTATATCATTTGAATGTCATGAATAAACTTATATAATGTGTATAACTGTATatataatcaaaaaaattaacttgtaCATCTATAATCTTTTACAGGTACTATAAACTTATACAGAGTATCACATATGCATATGTTTTTATAACTAGATACGTTTGAActtatttatgtacataataaaaaatttatttttagctcTAGACCTGTATGAgaggggccactgttttagtggtattctgagagcagcaactttgtgcatattgccaaaggttaggtctgtctccaatctttccccgcccatacccccaatgattggggactacatgggttctatTGTTGTTGTCGTTGTGACCTGTATGAGAGCATAAATACATGATAATTTTGGTTCCTTAAGcccgtgaacaagctcgagttcgactcAAACTTGGGCAAGCTCAGCTAGTCGAATTTTCATTGAGAACTTAATAAATGAACTTGAATATTCTAAAGTTCGGCTTAATtgggctcgtttgcagccctatgtACCACACTAACATCCCTGAAATCCTAAGCACAATTGCAAGAAAGGGTGAAGAAGTAGGAAGAGAAGATGAGCTTCCTACATTCAGCAATCTACTCTTCAATCCCATCTATAATTCTTTTAGTTGAGAAAAAATAGCCAAAACACTAGTAAATTAAAGCAAATGCAGCTTTCCAGTCCTGATCATGACTGTCATATCAGTGTAGTTgtcaatcaaaaaaagaaacGCTCCTCTAACTTTACTGTACTGTCTTTTTTGCCTCATTCAGATTGAGAAACCCTTTTTCCAcatcaaacaatattttttcatttacaacAATGCTTTTCTTGTTGTGAAATGAAAGGGAGGAACCATCAAGACTTCACCAAGGAAGTAGGGCTCTTACAGCATTTTGTCTGATTAATACTTTAAGAATTCTGCTACACAGGGCCCTTCTACTGGCTACAGTCTACTTGTTCAAGAACAATCCCACCATCAAACCTTAAACCTAATAGGTTATTGACCGTTTACCAATTAATACTCGTAAGTACCATCTGTGGAACTTCCAACGTTTCTTGTGGAGCAATCCACCGATGTTCGTAGCTTATTTAATTTACTCTACATGTTAACCAACAAATGGAAAGCCTTAGTATTCTCATCCTACCCTTCAAGTATAATTCTGCCCTAAACTAACATTCTTACTTGCAAACACATGCAATCAGTCTTTTAGGATAGCAGACAAACTACATTGACACTTATACGAAGTTAGTCATCATTCATCGTCAAGCTCCAAAATCACATCTACAACTAATGTCTCCCTCACATCCAATCCTAAAAAACAGATGtccgaatttaaaaaataggtatttcttttcttttcactctTTTAAAATTAACTACAAGAGCCACATGCATCACAGGGCCTCGTTTACCTAATTGAAGTCATGTTAGTTTCCATTTCAACAAAGAGAACTCATAACCAAGCCCAAGAAATGTACATTTTGCTGTTGGACACAAAATGTAGATGACTGAAATCACAATTACCAACAACGAGATCGGATCACTTCTGTAAATAAGAACACTTGAAGGTTGACATTGATGCCACCAAGTACCAAGAATCTACCAACTAAATCTTCAGggaaaggaagaggaaaagaaatgaaatgagATACGCGCCCAAAGTGAGTGGCCAGGTACTCTCATGAAGTATGCACACTTATGTATATGTACACATGTACAGAGAGATATCGGTAAAGAAGACTCTGTGAAAACAGGCTGTTAAGTTTATTGCAGGGGAATTTCATTGTGAGGTTTAGTGGATAGGCTGTAAAATTGTGCACAAAGCCTCAAACTCCAGCAACTATGCTGGAATGCTCTAACATAAACTCTTCGCAGCAAGTCTAATCGTACTGCAAATATAAACTCGCTATGTAATTGTGTCACACTGCAACGAATGCTGATTGCCGGATTTTCGAAGTTTGCTACATTAGAGCGTTAAGCACTGTTGATTTGTCATGATGCATAACGTATGGTTAAAGGCTTAAAGCCGGCAATATGTGATGGACCTGATGGTAAACTTGTTCTCCTATATAGCATTTCCACATATAGTTGGTCCAAATTCGCACTTTTACAAACAATGCAACTCGCATTCCTTGTGTTGGTATTTGGTATGTTGATCCTCCACAACTCCAAGCAACAAATGAACATTAACTCTATCCCTTTGTAATTGGGCACCAGACAGAATTATCTCTAGTTGCAGTTAAGAGCTTGAAGTTCACCCAACGGGCTTTTAAAGAGAACAAAATTCATTCAAACTCACAAACCTTCAAGAGAAGCTTTTAACGGCCCAACAAACTCAGGGAACTCCATTTCTTCAAGTGCTTTAAATACATCTTCTGCATTGATGGTTTGCCTCTTAGACTCCTTACAAATGTCATTTGCCCTGCACATTGacatcattcaaaaaaatgttaCTGTTTTTATTAGCTCATCTCCACCATCTTGTAAAAATTCTCTTCTTCAAGGTTTTTACGGCCAAATACATATTGATTATTCATGTCAAGTTCAACCATCAACGTAACTCACACTTCATACCCATCCATAAGGGGAATTTCCCTTTATCCAAAGTTCAATAAGCATGCCATCTTAGCATTTGCATCTCTGTTCcttctgtttctttcttttgtatttagtgtgtaaaaaaaatccacaaaataaaaagtagtgTATAGCCCAGTCGAAGTGCACCAAACGTAAGCATCATGTTGTATTTAACAGTCAATCTGATATAATCGAAAGAGAGCTTTATCTATAAGGTTCtaattcttcaatttcttatTATTTCCCAAGCCCACTTCTGCACGTATACACTCCAACCCTACTCTCTATTTTTGTTGTACATTGAATCTAATTTAACATGGTTCGAGATGTGACATGACTCATAATGCGGCATTGTCACAGTCAAATAGGCAAAATGCCTAGCCAAATGGAGTTGCGAaaagagggtatcgcttgaTATTTACGGTAAAAGGCCCAACTTTCCTGGCCCCTTGGAGATGTTCCAAATCCAATTTGATGCCTAACAGCAAATAGGACTTCAAAGTACCAAATGCATGACTTAAAAACTGAGGAAATTGGGTAATGAATACACACTTTTAAccgatcaaaaaacaaaagctcTAATCGTATGGAGTACAAGAAACAAACACACGCAGGcaatgtaaaaagaaaaaaccctagaATTGCTAGACTAATAACCCTAGTGTTTCAGTAGAAATCGTTTTTAATTCTTTCGCAGACAAATTCGAAAATTACTTCAGAAATTCAGCAAAGATGTATATTTAATAGCGTACATGGCGGAGAGGTAGTGGATGAAGATACGGGCGCTCTCGGAGAAGGCCATGAGAGCTTCTTTGAAGACGGAGATGTCGGCGCCGTCCTTGGACAGCTGGGAGAGCTTCTCCTTCACCACCCTGCGCACGATAGCCTTCGGCAGCTCCTCCGCCTCCGGTATTACTTTTTTGTCCACCGCCGCTTTCTCCGCCGCTGTTTTCTccgccatctctctctctctctctctctctctctctctctctctctctaacaaaaTCAGAATAGGATGTTCTTCTGTGGCGCGTTTTCTAGGTTTCGTTCCCGCCACTGCAAAGGTAAACTAGCCCATCTCCGATATTTTACCCCTTTTATCtctttatatttatatttatactATTTCGTAAGCACTCGTCCCCTCTCACTACCAATATAGAATCCTCTCACTCCCAATATTAATAGGCAAAGGATTAACtaataggaaaaataaacttgaaaattttgtgtGAAATAAGTAAGATTCATCGCAAATACCTACCCTTTTGGAGTTTTAACATTTTTATTAGAATATTTCCAACCTTTTACTCATAATTTTACTCAAATAGGAGTATgagtaaaagtttcattttgGTACCAAATATTCCAAATGGCAAACCCAAATCTCAGCAGAAATTTAAGTAAAAACGTTATTGTTATAAATTTAGGAGGGGAGAAAtagctttgaaaattttatttattcctTGATTTGAGTAGAACTCAATTGAATATAGATTTGAGTAAAGAAGTGGAGTGGATTTTTAAAGGATCTTACTGAAATTTTGAGTTtaagtaaaaagaaaaggttagGTAGTAGAGAAtctagagatgctcttagccAAATAAGGGGATACCCAAATCCATACCATGTTTTATAAACAcctcttttcacttttttattatttataggaaaaattaGCTATAAGTAcgataaaatagttttcatttaggggaAGAACGCCattaaaatagtttttagtAGAGGtctttcaactttttgagttattgagcgataaaaacaaaatatattttcacgGAAAAACTACCCTAAGTTAAAGTATTAtaggatttaggcactttcattggATTTTAGAGTGCATTTtcttattatagggttttagtagtttaggcactttcatatgatttacgattttaggcacttttattggataccctagggtttcaGGACTTTCAGTTATTAACTTTCACTAATTTTGCAAAAAGTGTATTTTAGTAATCATGTAACacatttgtctttattttttattgcaaaatGTGTTTGTCCTTGAGCTAAAAAAATGTAACTATGAGAGATTTTTGGCTTATCTCCATTTATTAACTGTGTCATTTCAAATCAATTTTCGGAaggaaaactttaaaaaaagaaaaagaaaaataccacCCGCTAAACTTAAACAACATTGGACAAGCAGAGCACTCCATAACTTTGGCCTTGCTTTTGGGCACCGGCTCCATCCTCAGTTGTAAACATGGAGTACTAATTATGAAGGAAAACTGCGAGCCGAGGATTTTATATATGGAGATAATATCAGCGCAATTTACTCTTCTTCTGTTGGGATGGTTCAAATTCCAGATTAATTAAAAGTCTTGCACATGGTTTTTTGTCTCTGGAACCGAAGTGATGctggtgttggctgattttctTCATTGCCGTGTGACCTTCCAATTTCCTTGATGGGAACATGTAAAATGTTATTAATGCAGGGGTTAATTGGTAGGTGGTTAACTGATTATATAATGGCATGAAAAGTGTTTTTGGCAacagagaggaagagaaaaacAGTGTGTGCAAGTGTAAGTCAAGTCTTGTACTTGGTGTGAGAGTGAGTTTTTGGTGAGAGTGTGTGTATAAggggttgggtttgggttttcaaaTTCGGGTGTTCTCTTGTACTAATTCTCTCATAGTGAAAGAACGGGATCCTCTTCGTGGA
The sequence above is a segment of the Rhododendron vialii isolate Sample 1 chromosome 13a, ASM3025357v1 genome. Coding sequences within it:
- the LOC131312641 gene encoding DNA polymerase II subunit B4 isoform X2, which gives rise to MAEKTAAEKAAVDKKVIPEAEELPKAIVRRVVKEKLSQLSKDGADISVFKEALMAFSESARIFIHYLSAMANDICKESKRQTINAEDVFKALEEMEFPEFVGPLKASLEEFRRKNAGKRSASKAKEANKKKKIKESPVENGGEEDMQDQGDANINEDENDAPDDN
- the LOC131312641 gene encoding DNA polymerase II subunit B4 isoform X1 — encoded protein: MAEKTAAEKAAVDKKVIPEAEELPKAIVRRVVKEKLSQLSKDGADISVFKEALMAFSESARIFIHYLSAMANDICKESKRQTINAEDVFKALEEMEFPEFVGPLKASLEEFRRKNAGKRSASKAKEANKKKIKESPVENGGEEDMQDQGKNAGKRSASKAKEANKKKKIKESPVENGGEEDMQDQGDANINEDENDAPDDN